DNA sequence from the Ischnura elegans chromosome 8, ioIscEleg1.1, whole genome shotgun sequence genome:
gaggaagattttttttccattttcactgATGTTTTTCTCATCAATCCACCAAATTcttataattaattgtaaatcAGGTTGCAGCGAATTAACCCATTCTCTAACCACTTCTATGAAAGGTGCAGTGTACAAAGTGTGatgcgtaaaaataataaattattttttattactaactTTAATTCCTCATCATCACAAAACTGGTACTTAAATATATGAATGCCTTATAAATACAGATTGTTTCTTTTAATGCACTTAAATCTGGCTCTACTTCTAGCTTCAACCCAATCCTATCTAACCATGGAAAACCACTGAGcaagttttgaattattttttatgaagtgtGTATGATCATCAAAGAAGATCAAAATGGCAACATAAAGGAAATAGTCAACATCGAGATTAGTATGGAGATACAGGCTTGATAGGAGGAGTAGTAAgatagtaaataatattttgaattgatGAATGGTAGATATGCACTTTAAAACAGTTCTGGTATACATATGATCTGggtctttcttcctttttaaggtaaaaaaatattcgattatTCCCAATAAAATTTGCAAACATAAAGTTGGGAATGATTAGTTCTTAATCCCTCTCCTcgctatttttttacaatttctttaGGCTGAAAGATGAGGGAAAATTAAGAGATGATAATTTTATAAGCCCAGAGTTGGGTAAAACCATATTAAATCCCTTTGAAACACATCATATGAAACCTAGCAAGGCATGTTTAAGTCAGGACTTCAAAGCTATAcactgcaggggcgcagctaggaattaaggctggggggggggggtttaggtactaataccggggtgtgtgggagaTGTGGTAGATGcgacataattaataaatttcagaatttcaagataaatggttcaaaatggtgagtttcacggctttctgagggatattttgttaatccttacactactctattggtaatatcaatcgatttaagtgaaaattattaaacttaaaaatttctctgagctctggggcggttttatccccccaaacccacccccccctcgctgcgccactgatgcacTGTGCTAGGCATCAGGCCAATTGAAAGATATTAAGAGTAAAAAAGGCAATTTACGGTTAAAAGCGTGTGATTCTGTTGAATAACTATGCAAAGACAAAAGACAAGTCAATGATCAATCATAAACATCTCTCATGCCCTTACCTGACGTTTAGTCCACTTCAGTATGGGTGAACCTCCAccaatttctgaatatttcttctGAATCTCTGGAGTCCTACGACGGGCTATGTACGGACCTAATGTCCTGaagattgaaaaaaggtaaataaacaagcacaaagacaaaaatgaatgttaaaaCCCACTGCACAAAAATTGTAACAACCATACCAAGAGAATTTAAAAGATGATGAAACCCAACGATATAAAATCGAGATAGTTCCGGTTCTCGTCATATTGCATATCTTACCCTTGAACAGGAAGCTGTATCATATCTCTATCAGTCATGATTCTCAATAAATAATCATGAACTTTGTCAGTTGTTTGTGGGCCTCCCATATTAATCATTAGTATACCAGTTTTTGCTTTCTCGTTCATTTTCTCTTTCAAGGCCGGACTGGCCGAAGCCGAAAAATGCCTTGGGCATGATGGACTCCAATATGAGGTTATCTctgcagaaataaaaaacaatgaatgctgAGTTTAGTTAATATGGTACTTTCGATTTACAATTTCGATGAAAACATAAACATGAGATCTGAATTTATTCTCACCAGAGAGATTATATTTTCCTCCTCTTAGGCTGTAAGAAATATGATTTCGTAGACTGTTCATCGCGCTGAAGGGTCACCGAAAAATACTCAATTGACGTCGATACAGTTATCACCACTATCACTGCTCCCCGTTGTCTGCTAGGCCTTGAGTTGGCAATCGCGTTATGGGTGGTCAATTGTTTCTGCCGAAAAATCCCCCTCAGTTGTTTGGCTGTTATTCGGGGCGGGCTGCATGCTTTCTTCGCGAGTGCCGGTTTTACTGTTGCAGTTTTTGTATCTTAGACTGAAATAATTCTGTGAAGTGCGATGTCAGTCGAGGAGTTACAGTCCTCGGAATTAGGAACTAAAGAATAGTTGGTTGCTTGATATTATTACCTGTGGTTTTTCAGGGTGCGATATTTTGCATTACTAGCCGATTATGGTTGATGCTATTGTTTATTTTACAGTTGGGATAACGCGTatgatatggaaataaaaaactttaaggAATTTGGTGATGTTGGGGAAATCTGGTTCGGTGAGGGATGTGCATCTAGAATAACGAAGTAGGTAATCCATTCATTTTTGTCTAATTATTTTTGTACTGAAATTTTTACGGTTGTTGTCAATGTTTGTCTCCCAAGATGGCTAGAGTCCAATGAATCGAACAAAAGTGAAAGTGTAGTTGACCTCGGTTGCGGAAATGGAATGCTCTTAATGAAATTGGTAAGTTTAAGTGATTGGTCATTGTAAGTTATACCAACGGTTGAAAAGTGGATTAATGGAATGCAGGGTGATTGGTGGTTGTAACATTTTCACAGGCTGAGAACGGATGGAAGGATTTAACGGGTGTTGATTACTCCCAGAGTGCCATTGATCTTGCGAAAGGAATTGCGAAGTCGGAGGAGGTATCTATCAGTTATCAGGTAATCACAACAATGCTCTCAATTCCAACTAACATTAATTTTCCTGTTTACATGAAAATCTATTACAATATTTGATGATGTAATGAATCTGTGGAGCAGCGGTTTCatgaaggtttttattttttgcaaactcATTTCTTAGGTTTGGGACATCCTTTCATCTGAAGAGGTTTTCCAGAGGAAAAGATTTGGAGTAGCTCTTGACAAAGGGACATATGATGCCATTAGCCTTTCACCGGAAGACAGAACTCAGTGTCGCCAAAAATATATCAGCAGTGTTAAAAGAATACTTAAACCAAATGGACTTCTAATCATTACATCCTGTAATTGGacagaagaggaattgaaagctACGTTTTGCCCGGCAggtatttaatttgaatattgTAATCAACGCAGGTATTAGGTTTCACCTGTGAATGCATGTATTCAGAAATTTATTCATCAGCAGTGATGAATAAATTTCTGGCATCAGAAGCCCTTGAGAAGCCCTTCACTCCTTTCTCACTTTCTACTCAATGAATCCAGTTATGGTCTAAAAGTTGCTTATACAGTGGTtacatttactttattttttattaatctgctGTTTTTCTCTGctgcactattatttttttaaaataccatGTCTCTAAAGAAAATACTGATGTAAGTTTAAGTCAAATTCTCATTAGAGTGAAGAATTCTCGGGGTTAGTCATTGTGTATCATTCCCCTCGTACTTGCCTTCCATTACATGATATATTCAGCTTCTGCtatatattctttcattttcacatCCTTTAAACTTGTATTATTCTTTAATTCCAATGCATGATTACGTTATGTTacaaatttaaattgttattacCATATccaatgctattttttttaattaactaacTTAACGTAGATCTTCAAACATTATAGGGGTAAACATGCAACGAATAATATTATTCAAGTGGCAGGTTatatcttcattattattttttgaaatagctTGCATGACAGATATCCCAGAGGATAATTTTCTATTAGTAC
Encoded proteins:
- the LOC124163689 gene encoding EEF1A lysine methyltransferase 2, which codes for MSVEELQSSELGTKEYWDNAYDMEIKNFKEFGDVGEIWFGEGCASRITKWLESNESNKSESVVDLGCGNGMLLMKLAENGWKDLTGVDYSQSAIDLAKGIAKSEEVSISYQVWDILSSEEVFQRKRFGVALDKGTYDAISLSPEDRTQCRQKYISSVKRILKPNGLLIITSCNWTEEELKATFCPAGFEAVALIPAPQFQFGGSSGNKVTSIVFKNIEDN